The proteins below come from a single Burkholderia humptydooensis genomic window:
- a CDS encoding SulP family inorganic anion transporter, whose product MKTLRASLSTFPRDFVAGTVVFLVALPLCLGIANASGVEPFAGLVSGIVGGLVVAVLSGSPLSVSGPAAGLVVIVVDGIAQLGSFQAFLLAVLLSGVIQFGFGLLKAGRFAAYVPSPVIKGMLAAIGILLIVKQAPFALGLSGDGDAPGHAMFASGAIALASLALLAVWETRAMRRFTFVRVVPAPLAVVILGIGATVLLGFVSPNFAPPAEHRVALPELASLAALGDALKTVDLGPNFAYLLSPDVWRIAITIAVIASLETLLSLEAVEQIDPKRRPSQPNRELKAQGVGNLISGVIGGLPITSVIVRSSVNVNAGAQSRMSAIVHGVMLVVSVFALTGLLNLIPLASLAAILIHTGFKLAKPGLFTSVAKQGPGAFLPFAATIAGVLAIDLLAGIALGLACSVFAVACANLRSPATLAQHDDHYLLSFRKDVSFLGKVQIKHYLAQIPDRAVVIIDATRADYIDHDVRELIDAFVAEAPRRDITVDYRRQVHHVRGAGLRWFFRSPTAQ is encoded by the coding sequence ATGAAGACTCTACGCGCTTCCTTGTCCACGTTTCCGCGCGATTTCGTGGCCGGCACCGTCGTGTTCCTCGTCGCGCTGCCGCTCTGCCTCGGAATCGCCAACGCATCCGGCGTCGAACCGTTCGCGGGCCTCGTGTCCGGCATCGTCGGCGGCCTCGTCGTTGCCGTGCTGAGCGGCTCGCCGCTGTCCGTCAGCGGCCCCGCGGCGGGCCTCGTCGTGATCGTCGTCGACGGCATCGCGCAGCTCGGCAGCTTCCAGGCGTTCCTGCTCGCCGTGCTGCTGTCGGGCGTCATCCAGTTCGGCTTCGGCCTGCTGAAGGCCGGCCGGTTCGCCGCGTACGTGCCGTCGCCCGTGATCAAAGGGATGCTCGCCGCGATCGGCATCCTGCTGATCGTCAAGCAAGCGCCGTTCGCGCTCGGCCTGTCCGGCGACGGCGATGCGCCGGGTCACGCGATGTTCGCGTCGGGCGCGATCGCGCTCGCGTCGCTCGCGCTCCTCGCCGTCTGGGAAACGCGCGCGATGCGCCGCTTCACGTTCGTGCGCGTCGTGCCCGCACCGCTCGCCGTCGTGATTCTCGGCATCGGCGCCACGGTCCTGCTCGGCTTCGTGTCGCCGAACTTCGCGCCGCCCGCCGAGCACCGGGTCGCGCTGCCCGAACTCGCGTCGCTCGCCGCGCTCGGCGACGCGCTGAAGACCGTCGACCTCGGCCCGAACTTCGCGTACCTGCTGAGCCCGGACGTGTGGCGCATCGCGATCACGATTGCCGTCATCGCAAGCCTCGAAACGCTCTTGAGCCTCGAAGCGGTCGAGCAGATCGACCCGAAGCGCCGGCCGTCGCAGCCGAATCGCGAGCTGAAGGCGCAAGGCGTCGGCAATCTCATTTCGGGCGTGATCGGCGGCCTGCCGATCACGTCGGTGATCGTGCGCAGCTCGGTCAACGTGAATGCGGGCGCGCAGAGCCGGATGTCGGCGATCGTGCACGGCGTGATGCTCGTCGTCAGCGTGTTCGCGCTCACCGGGCTCCTGAACCTGATCCCGCTCGCGAGCCTGGCGGCGATCCTGATCCACACGGGCTTCAAGCTCGCGAAGCCGGGACTCTTCACGTCGGTCGCGAAGCAGGGTCCGGGCGCGTTCCTGCCGTTCGCGGCGACGATCGCGGGCGTGCTCGCGATCGACCTCCTCGCCGGCATCGCGCTCGGCCTCGCGTGCTCGGTGTTCGCGGTCGCATGCGCGAACCTGCGCAGCCCGGCGACGCTCGCGCAGCACGACGACCACTATCTGCTGTCGTTCCGCAAGGACGTATCGTTTCTCGGCAAGGTCCAGATCAAGCACTATCTCGCGCAAATCCCGGATCGGGCGGTCGTCATCATCGACGCGACCCGCGCCGACTACATCGATCACGACGTGCGCGAGCTGATCGACGCGTTCGTCGCGGAAGCGCCGCGGCGCGACATCACGGTCGACTATCGGCGCCAGGTTCATCACGTGCGCGGCGCGGGCTTGCGCTGGTTCTTCCGCAGCCCGACCGCGCAGTAA
- a CDS encoding 2-isopropylmalate synthase — protein MTDKLIIFDTTLRDGEQSPGASMTKEEKIRIAKHLERMRVDVIEAGFAASSNGDFDAIHAIASQVKDSTICSLARANDKDIQRAADALKPANSFRIHTFIATSPLHMEKKLRMTPDQVYEQARLAVRFARKFTDNIEFSPEDGSRSDMDFLCRVLEAVIAEGATTINIADTVGYGVPELYGNLVKTLRERIPNSDKAIFSVHCHNDLGMAVANSLAGVKIGGARQVECTINGLGERAGNTSLEEIVMAVKTRKDYFGLDLGIDTTQIVPASKLVSQITGFVVQPNKAVVGANAFAHASGIHQDGVLKARDTYEIMRAEDVGWTANKIVLGKLSGRNAFKQRLQELGVSLDSEAELNAAFARFKDLADRKAEIFDEDIIAIVTEEESALAQEHEHYKFVSLAQRSETGERPQAKVVFAVDGDEVAGEASGNGPVDATFNAIETEVGSGAELLLYSVNAITTGTQAQGEVTVRLSKSGRIVNGVGTDPDIVAASAKAYIAALNKLHSNADKLNPQRA, from the coding sequence ATGACAGACAAGCTGATCATTTTCGACACGACGTTGCGCGACGGCGAGCAATCGCCCGGTGCGTCGATGACGAAGGAAGAGAAAATCCGCATCGCGAAGCACCTCGAGCGCATGAGGGTCGACGTGATCGAAGCCGGCTTCGCGGCCAGCTCGAACGGCGATTTCGACGCGATCCATGCGATCGCGTCGCAAGTGAAGGACAGCACGATCTGCTCGCTCGCGCGCGCGAACGACAAGGACATCCAGCGCGCGGCGGATGCGCTCAAGCCCGCGAACAGCTTCCGGATCCACACGTTCATCGCGACGTCGCCGCTGCACATGGAGAAGAAGCTGCGGATGACGCCGGACCAGGTGTACGAGCAGGCGCGCCTCGCGGTGCGCTTCGCGCGCAAGTTCACCGACAACATCGAATTCTCGCCGGAAGACGGCAGCCGCTCGGACATGGATTTCCTCTGCCGCGTGCTCGAGGCTGTGATCGCCGAGGGCGCGACGACGATCAACATCGCGGACACCGTCGGCTACGGCGTGCCGGAACTGTACGGCAACCTCGTGAAGACGCTGCGCGAGCGCATCCCGAATTCGGACAAGGCGATCTTCTCGGTGCACTGCCACAACGATCTGGGGATGGCGGTCGCGAACTCGCTCGCCGGCGTGAAGATCGGCGGCGCGCGCCAGGTCGAGTGCACGATCAACGGCCTCGGCGAGCGCGCGGGCAACACGTCGCTCGAGGAAATCGTGATGGCCGTGAAGACCCGCAAGGACTACTTCGGCCTCGATCTCGGCATCGACACGACGCAGATCGTGCCGGCGTCGAAGCTCGTGTCGCAGATCACGGGCTTCGTCGTGCAGCCGAACAAGGCGGTGGTCGGCGCGAACGCGTTCGCGCACGCGTCGGGCATCCACCAGGACGGCGTGCTGAAGGCGCGCGACACGTACGAGATCATGCGCGCGGAAGATGTCGGCTGGACCGCGAACAAGATCGTGCTCGGCAAGCTGTCGGGGCGCAACGCGTTCAAGCAGCGCCTGCAGGAGCTCGGCGTGTCGCTCGACAGCGAAGCCGAGCTGAACGCGGCGTTCGCGCGCTTCAAGGATCTCGCCGACCGCAAGGCCGAGATCTTCGACGAGGACATCATCGCGATCGTCACCGAAGAGGAATCGGCGCTCGCGCAGGAGCACGAGCACTACAAGTTCGTGTCGCTCGCGCAGCGCTCGGAGACGGGCGAGCGGCCGCAGGCGAAGGTCGTGTTCGCCGTCGACGGCGATGAGGTGGCGGGCGAGGCGAGCGGCAACGGTCCCGTCGACGCGACGTTCAACGCGATCGAGACCGAGGTCGGCAGCGGCGCCGAGCTGCTGCTGTATTCGGTCAACGCGATCACGACGGGCACGCAGGCGCAGGGCGAGGTGACGGTGCGTCTGTCGAAGAGCGGGCGGATCGTCAACGGCGTCGGCACCGATCCGGACATCGTCGCCGCGTCGGCGAAGGCGTATATCGCCGCGCTCAACAAGCTGCACTCGAACGCAGACAAGCTGAATCCGCAACGCGCGTAG
- the pssA gene encoding CDP-diacylglycerol--serine O-phosphatidyltransferase, with amino-acid sequence MAAFKPRRPRNGNASWPRSFRHNKSVAQDVAPVESRRAARQQFLRTRGIYLLPNAFTTAALFCGFFAVVQAMNVRFETAAIAIFAAMVLDGMDGRVARMTHTQSAFGEQFDSLSDMVSFGVAPALVMYEWVLKDLGRWGWLAAFVYCSGAALRLARFNTNIGVVDKRFFQGLPSPAAAALIAGFVWLATDNRVPMKLGWLPWVAFVLTIYAGVTMVSNAPFYSGKALDVRHRVPFAAILLVVVAFVLVSSDPPLMLFGLFVLYGLSGYVFWAYMAVRGRANPARSSQREH; translated from the coding sequence ATGGCCGCATTCAAACCGCGCCGGCCGCGCAACGGCAATGCCTCGTGGCCGCGGTCGTTTCGTCACAACAAATCGGTCGCGCAGGACGTCGCGCCGGTCGAGAGCCGGCGCGCCGCGCGCCAGCAGTTTTTGAGGACGCGCGGCATCTATCTGCTGCCGAACGCGTTCACGACGGCCGCGCTCTTCTGCGGCTTCTTCGCCGTCGTGCAGGCGATGAACGTGCGCTTCGAGACCGCCGCGATCGCGATATTCGCCGCGATGGTGCTCGACGGGATGGACGGCCGCGTCGCGCGCATGACGCACACGCAGAGCGCGTTCGGCGAGCAGTTCGACAGCCTGTCGGACATGGTGTCGTTCGGCGTCGCGCCCGCGCTCGTGATGTACGAGTGGGTGCTGAAGGATCTGGGGCGCTGGGGCTGGCTCGCCGCGTTCGTCTACTGCTCGGGCGCCGCGCTGCGGCTCGCGCGCTTCAACACGAACATCGGCGTCGTCGACAAGCGCTTCTTCCAGGGGCTGCCGAGCCCGGCCGCCGCGGCGCTGATCGCGGGCTTCGTGTGGCTCGCGACGGACAACCGCGTGCCGATGAAGCTCGGCTGGCTGCCGTGGGTCGCATTCGTGCTGACGATCTACGCGGGCGTGACGATGGTGTCGAACGCGCCGTTCTACAGCGGCAAGGCGCTTGACGTCAGGCACCGGGTGCCGTTCGCGGCGATCCTGCTCGTCGTCGTCGCGTTCGTGCTCGTGTCGTCCGATCCGCCGTTGATGCTGTTCGGCCTCTTTGTGCTGTACGGGCTGTCCGGCTACGTGTTCTGGGCCTATATGGCGGTGCGCGGCCGCGCGAATCCGGCGCGCTCGTCGCAGCGCGAGCACTGA
- a CDS encoding phosphatidylserine decarboxylase, giving the protein MNYPHPIIAREGWPFIAIAAVVALLIHAVGGFGLAWPFWLLLVFVVQFFRDPPRAIPTQANAVLCPADGRIVAVEMAHDPYANREALKISVFMNVFNVHSQRSPVDGAVQKVEYFPGAFLNAALDKASAENERNAVVIQTGSGHTVTAVQIAGLVARRILCYVRAGEPLSRGQRYGFIRFGSRVDVYLPKGSRARVSIGEKVSASSTILAELPEQQ; this is encoded by the coding sequence ATGAACTATCCTCATCCGATCATCGCGCGCGAAGGCTGGCCGTTCATCGCGATCGCGGCCGTCGTCGCGCTGTTGATCCACGCCGTCGGCGGGTTCGGCCTCGCGTGGCCGTTCTGGCTGCTGCTCGTCTTCGTGGTCCAGTTCTTCCGCGATCCGCCGCGCGCGATTCCGACGCAGGCGAACGCGGTGCTGTGCCCGGCAGACGGGCGCATCGTCGCGGTCGAAATGGCGCACGATCCGTACGCGAATCGCGAAGCGCTGAAGATCAGCGTGTTCATGAACGTGTTCAATGTGCACTCGCAGCGCTCGCCCGTCGACGGCGCGGTGCAGAAGGTCGAATATTTCCCTGGCGCGTTCCTGAACGCCGCGCTCGACAAGGCGTCGGCCGAGAACGAGCGCAACGCGGTCGTGATCCAGACGGGCTCGGGCCACACCGTGACGGCCGTGCAGATCGCGGGCCTCGTCGCGCGCCGGATCCTCTGCTACGTGCGCGCGGGCGAGCCGCTGTCGCGCGGCCAGCGCTATGGTTTCATCCGCTTCGGCTCGCGCGTCGACGTGTATCTGCCGAAGGGCAGCCGGGCGCGCGTGTCGATCGGCGAGAAGGTGTCCGCATCGTCGACGATCCTCGCCGAACTGCCCGAACAACAGTAA
- the ilvC gene encoding ketol-acid reductoisomerase gives MKVFYDKDADLSLIKGKQVTIIGYGSQGHAHALNLKDSGVNVTVGLRRGGASWSKAENAGLAVKEVAEAVKGADVVMMLLPDEQIAAVYAQEVHANIKEGATLAFAHGFNVHYGQVIPRADLDVIMVAPKAPGHTVRGTYAQGGGVPHLIAVAQDKSGAARDIALSYAAANGGGRAGIIETNFREETETDLFGEQAVLCGGTVELIKAGFETLVEAGYAPEMAYFECLHELKLIVDLIYEGGIANMNYSISNNAEYGEYVTGPRVVTEETKKAMKQCLTDIQTGEYAKSFILENKAGAPTLQSRRRLTAEHQIEQVGAKLRAMMPWIAKNKLVDQSKN, from the coding sequence ATGAAAGTTTTCTACGACAAGGACGCCGACCTCTCCCTCATCAAGGGCAAACAGGTGACGATCATCGGTTACGGCTCGCAAGGCCATGCGCACGCACTGAACCTGAAGGACAGCGGCGTGAACGTGACGGTCGGTCTGCGTCGCGGCGGCGCGTCGTGGAGCAAGGCCGAGAACGCCGGCCTCGCGGTCAAGGAAGTCGCCGAAGCCGTGAAGGGCGCGGACGTCGTGATGATGCTGCTGCCCGACGAGCAGATCGCCGCCGTCTACGCGCAGGAAGTGCACGCGAACATCAAGGAAGGCGCGACGCTCGCGTTCGCCCACGGCTTCAACGTCCACTACGGCCAGGTGATCCCGCGCGCGGATCTCGACGTGATCATGGTCGCGCCGAAGGCGCCGGGCCACACGGTGCGCGGCACGTACGCACAGGGCGGCGGCGTGCCGCACCTGATTGCGGTCGCGCAGGACAAGTCGGGCGCGGCGCGCGACATCGCGCTGTCGTACGCGGCGGCCAACGGCGGCGGCCGTGCCGGCATCATCGAAACGAACTTCCGCGAGGAGACGGAAACCGACCTGTTCGGCGAGCAGGCCGTGCTGTGCGGCGGCACCGTCGAGCTCATCAAGGCCGGTTTCGAGACGCTCGTCGAAGCGGGCTACGCGCCGGAAATGGCGTACTTCGAGTGCCTGCACGAGCTGAAGCTGATCGTCGACCTGATCTATGAAGGCGGCATCGCGAACATGAACTACTCGATCTCGAACAACGCCGAATACGGCGAGTACGTGACGGGCCCGCGCGTCGTCACCGAAGAGACGAAGAAGGCGATGAAGCAGTGCCTGACCGATATCCAGACGGGCGAATACGCGAAGAGCTTCATCCTCGAGAACAAGGCGGGCGCGCCGACGCTGCAGTCGCGCCGCCGCCTGACGGCCGAGCACCAGATCGAGCAGGTCGGCGCGAAGCTGCGCGCGATGATGCCGTGGATCGCGAAGAACAAGCTCGTCGACCAGTCGAAGAACTAA
- the ilvN gene encoding acetolactate synthase small subunit, translating to MRHIISVLLENEPGALSRVVGLFSARGYNIETLTVAPTEDQSLSRLTIVSIGSDDVIEQITKHLNRLIEVVKVVDLTDGAHIERELMLIKVRAVGKEREEMKRMADIFRGRIIDVTEKTYTIELTGASDKLDAFIQALDAGSILETVRTGSSGIGRGERILKV from the coding sequence ATGAGACACATCATTTCCGTCCTGCTGGAAAACGAACCGGGCGCGCTGTCGCGCGTCGTCGGTCTGTTCTCGGCACGCGGCTACAACATCGAAACCTTGACGGTGGCGCCGACCGAAGACCAGTCGCTGTCGCGCCTGACCATCGTCTCCATCGGCTCCGACGACGTGATCGAACAGATCACGAAGCATCTGAACCGCCTGATCGAGGTGGTGAAAGTGGTGGACCTGACCGACGGTGCACACATCGAGCGGGAGCTGATGCTCATCAAGGTGAGGGCAGTGGGCAAGGAGCGCGAAGAAATGAAGCGGATGGCGGATATTTTCCGCGGCCGCATCATCGACGTGACCGAGAAGACCTACACGATCGAATTGACGGGTGCGAGCGACAAGCTCGACGCATTCATTCAGGCGCTGGACGCGGGCTCGATTCTCGAAACCGTGCGCACCGGCAGCTCGGGCATCGGTCGCGGCGAGCGCATTCTGAAGGTCTGA
- a CDS encoding acetolactate synthase 3 catalytic subunit, with protein MNMPSAEFSTSESLSPQKTGSIGATVLMKALADENVEFIWGYPGGSVLYIYDELYKQDKIQHVLVRHEQAAVHAADGYSRSTGKVGVCLVTSGPGVTNAVTGIATAYMDSIPLVVISGQVPTAAIGQDAFQECDTVGITRPCVKHNFLVKDVRELAETVKKAFYIARTGRPGPVLIDIPKDISKTPCEYEPVKSVSLRSYNPVTKGHSGQIRKAVSSLLSAKRPYIYTGGGIILADAARELNQFADLLGYPVTNTLMGLGGYRASDKKFLGMLGMHGTYEANMAMQHCDVLIAIGARFDDRVIGDPGHFASRPRKIIHIDIDPSSISKRVKVDIPIVGDVKEVLKELIEQLQTAEHGPDTEALAQWWKDIESWREKDCLKYDRKSEIIKPQYVVEKLWELTDGNAFVCSDVGQHQMWAAQFYRFNKPRRWINSGGLGTMGFGLPAAMGVKMAHPDDEVVCITGEGSIQMCIQELSTCKQYDTPVKIISLNNRYLGMVRQWQQIEYSKRYSHSYMDALPDFVKLAQAYGHVGMRIEKSADVEPALKEALRLKDRTVFLDFQTDPTENVWPMVQAGKGITEMLLGSEDL; from the coding sequence ATGAACATGCCCAGCGCGGAATTCTCCACGTCGGAATCCCTTTCCCCTCAGAAAACCGGCTCCATCGGCGCCACCGTGCTCATGAAGGCACTGGCCGACGAGAACGTCGAATTCATCTGGGGCTATCCTGGCGGCTCGGTCCTCTACATCTACGACGAGCTGTACAAGCAAGACAAGATTCAACACGTGCTCGTGCGCCACGAGCAGGCCGCCGTGCACGCCGCGGACGGGTACTCGCGCTCGACGGGCAAGGTCGGCGTGTGCCTCGTCACGTCCGGCCCGGGCGTGACGAACGCGGTGACGGGCATCGCCACCGCCTACATGGATTCGATCCCGCTCGTCGTGATCAGCGGCCAGGTGCCGACCGCGGCGATCGGCCAGGACGCGTTCCAGGAGTGCGACACCGTCGGCATCACGCGGCCGTGCGTGAAGCACAACTTCCTCGTGAAGGACGTGCGCGAGCTCGCGGAAACCGTCAAGAAGGCGTTCTACATCGCGCGCACCGGGCGCCCGGGTCCCGTCCTCATCGACATCCCGAAGGACATCTCGAAGACGCCGTGCGAGTACGAGCCCGTCAAGAGCGTGTCGCTGCGCTCGTACAACCCGGTCACGAAAGGCCACTCGGGGCAGATCCGCAAGGCGGTGTCGTCGCTGCTGTCCGCGAAGCGTCCGTACATCTACACGGGCGGCGGCATCATCCTCGCCGACGCGGCGCGCGAACTGAACCAGTTCGCGGACCTGCTCGGCTATCCGGTCACGAACACGCTGATGGGCCTCGGCGGCTATCGCGCGTCGGACAAGAAATTCCTCGGCATGCTCGGCATGCACGGCACCTACGAAGCCAACATGGCGATGCAGCACTGCGACGTGCTGATCGCGATCGGCGCGCGCTTCGACGACCGCGTGATCGGCGATCCGGGCCACTTCGCGTCGCGTCCGCGCAAGATCATCCATATCGACATCGACCCGTCGTCGATTTCGAAGCGCGTGAAGGTCGACATCCCGATCGTCGGCGACGTGAAGGAAGTGCTGAAGGAGCTGATCGAGCAACTGCAGACGGCCGAGCACGGCCCGGACACCGAGGCGCTCGCGCAATGGTGGAAGGACATCGAGAGCTGGCGCGAGAAGGATTGCCTGAAATACGACCGCAAGAGCGAGATCATCAAGCCGCAATACGTCGTCGAGAAGCTCTGGGAGCTCACCGACGGCAACGCGTTCGTCTGCTCGGACGTCGGCCAGCATCAGATGTGGGCCGCGCAGTTCTACCGTTTCAACAAGCCGCGCCGCTGGATCAATTCGGGCGGCCTCGGCACGATGGGCTTCGGCCTGCCCGCCGCGATGGGCGTCAAGATGGCGCACCCGGACGACGAAGTCGTCTGCATCACGGGCGAAGGCTCGATCCAGATGTGCATCCAGGAGCTGTCGACCTGCAAGCAGTACGACACCCCGGTGAAGATCATTTCGCTGAACAACCGCTATCTCGGCATGGTCCGCCAGTGGCAGCAGATCGAATACAGCAAGCGCTATTCGCATTCGTACATGGATGCGCTGCCGGATTTCGTGAAGCTCGCGCAGGCGTACGGCCACGTCGGGATGCGCATCGAAAAATCCGCGGACGTCGAGCCGGCGCTCAAGGAAGCGCTGCGCCTGAAGGACCGCACCGTGTTTCTCGACTTCCAGACCGACCCGACCGAGAACGTCTGGCCGATGGTCCAGGCCGGCAAGGGCATCACCGAGATGCTGCTCGGATCGGAAGATCTGTAA
- a CDS encoding RNA polymerase sigma factor, whose product MASDKELADFLAGVERRAFKQAAYTVRDDDASLDIVQDAMIRLAEKYGDRPAAELPLLFQRILQNAIHDHFRRQKVRNTWVSLFSSLNNTDDDEFDPLETLESAEGDGVESGETRLEREQVLALIDDEIQKLPARQREAFLMRYWEDMDVAETAAAMGCSEGSVKTHCSRATHTLALALKAKGITL is encoded by the coding sequence ATGGCATCAGACAAGGAACTCGCGGACTTTCTGGCGGGCGTCGAAAGGCGCGCGTTCAAGCAGGCTGCGTACACGGTGCGCGACGACGACGCGTCGCTCGACATCGTGCAGGACGCGATGATTCGGCTCGCGGAGAAATACGGCGACCGCCCGGCCGCCGAATTGCCGCTGCTTTTTCAACGGATACTTCAGAACGCGATCCACGACCATTTCCGCAGACAAAAAGTGCGCAACACCTGGGTCAGCCTGTTCTCGTCGCTGAACAACACCGACGACGACGAGTTCGACCCGCTGGAGACGCTCGAGTCGGCGGAGGGCGACGGCGTCGAGAGCGGCGAGACGCGGCTCGAGCGCGAGCAGGTGCTCGCCCTCATCGACGACGAAATCCAGAAACTTCCGGCGCGTCAACGGGAAGCCTTCCTGATGCGTTATTGGGAGGATATGGATGTCGCCGAGACAGCCGCCGCCATGGGGTGTTCGGAAGGCAGCGTCAAGACGCACTGCTCCCGGGCCACTCACACATTGGCGTTGGCGCTCAAGGCCAAAGGAATCACGCTATGA
- a CDS encoding DUF3619 family protein yields the protein MSSAPATKEELDFALKVRRALDERAASLPAATTDRLAAARRAALARKKPDAAVVLVPALAGSAGTLELRPPGEPRKSLARRLARAWPLALLLAGLIGIAYWEDMQRTAELADIDAAMLSDNLPLTAYLDHGFNAYLSHTH from the coding sequence ATGAGCTCCGCTCCCGCAACGAAAGAAGAACTCGATTTCGCCCTCAAGGTGCGTCGCGCGCTCGACGAGCGCGCGGCCTCGCTGCCTGCCGCGACGACGGATCGGCTCGCCGCCGCGCGCCGCGCCGCGCTCGCGCGCAAGAAGCCCGACGCCGCGGTCGTGCTCGTGCCGGCGCTCGCCGGCAGCGCCGGCACGCTCGAGCTGCGCCCGCCCGGCGAGCCGCGCAAGTCGCTCGCGCGCCGGCTCGCGCGCGCGTGGCCGCTCGCGCTGCTGCTCGCGGGGCTCATCGGCATCGCGTACTGGGAAGACATGCAGCGCACGGCGGAGCTCGCGGACATCGACGCCGCGATGCTGAGCGACAACCTGCCTCTCACCGCGTACCTCGACCACGGGTTCAACGCATACCTTTCGCACACTCACTAA
- a CDS encoding DUF3106 domain-containing protein encodes MSQKRGLAVFFGCVIALVVAYAATYPRFHPQPAAVAAASAPAIASAAIALSTDFPPLPPSGPLSWARLTPQQRVALAPFANQWDSFSDERKRKWLKIAARFPKMSPDAQKRLQERMTEWVRMTPEQRRVARENYLVSKDLSAQAREKAWKAYQQLSPEQKEKLAAAERRRRPTVVSAPPTGKTDRDINRLVNAHDRHPASAPTASIAPPAASAPAAAPVPASAATTGAATPPAPTPVSPSEAPSLFNGS; translated from the coding sequence GTGAGTCAAAAACGGGGATTGGCTGTCTTTTTCGGTTGCGTGATCGCGCTCGTCGTCGCGTACGCCGCCACCTACCCGCGCTTTCACCCACAACCGGCCGCGGTGGCGGCGGCGAGTGCGCCCGCTATCGCATCGGCCGCGATCGCGCTGTCGACCGACTTCCCGCCGCTGCCGCCGTCGGGCCCGCTCTCCTGGGCGCGCCTCACGCCGCAGCAGCGCGTCGCGCTCGCGCCGTTCGCGAATCAATGGGATTCGTTCAGCGACGAGCGCAAGCGCAAATGGCTGAAGATCGCGGCGCGCTTCCCGAAAATGTCGCCTGATGCGCAAAAGCGTCTGCAGGAACGGATGACCGAGTGGGTCCGGATGACGCCCGAGCAGCGCCGCGTCGCGCGCGAGAACTATCTGGTGTCGAAGGACCTGTCCGCGCAGGCCCGCGAAAAAGCCTGGAAAGCTTACCAGCAGCTATCGCCCGAGCAGAAGGAAAAGCTCGCCGCGGCCGAGCGCCGGCGCCGGCCGACCGTCGTCAGCGCGCCGCCCACCGGCAAGACCGACCGCGACATCAACCGGCTCGTCAACGCGCACGACCGCCATCCGGCGAGCGCGCCCACCGCGAGCATCGCGCCGCCCGCAGCGAGCGCGCCGGCCGCGGCGCCCGTGCCGGCGTCGGCCGCAACGACGGGCGCCGCCACGCCGCCCGCGCCGACGCCCGTCTCGCCGTCCGAGGCGCCGTCGCTCTTCAACGGCTCGTAA
- a CDS encoding RDD family protein translates to MTAPALPSEPPPPSVRRRLAALAYEGLLLFGVVFFAGLAFGVTLQQRNGLDHHNLLAGWIALVVGAYFVWFWTHGGQTLPMKTWRLRVETARGAPLSAGRALVRYALGWLWFLPPLALHPLAGFPVPRTLAAAAVWFVLWALAARLHPSRQFPHDRLAGTRIVDAPRRG, encoded by the coding sequence GTGACAGCGCCCGCGCTCCCGTCCGAGCCTCCGCCGCCGAGCGTGCGCCGCCGGCTTGCCGCCCTCGCGTACGAGGGCCTGCTGCTCTTCGGCGTCGTGTTCTTCGCGGGCCTCGCGTTCGGCGTGACGCTGCAGCAGCGCAACGGCCTCGATCATCACAACCTGCTCGCCGGATGGATCGCGCTCGTCGTCGGCGCGTACTTCGTCTGGTTCTGGACGCACGGCGGCCAGACGCTGCCGATGAAAACGTGGCGGCTGCGCGTCGAGACCGCGCGCGGCGCGCCGCTGTCGGCGGGCCGCGCGCTCGTGCGCTACGCGCTCGGCTGGCTGTGGTTCCTGCCGCCCCTCGCGCTGCACCCGCTCGCGGGCTTCCCGGTGCCTCGCACGCTCGCCGCGGCGGCCGTCTGGTTCGTGCTGTGGGCGCTCGCCGCGCGCCTGCACCCGAGCCGCCAGTTCCCGCACGACCGCCTCGCCGGCACCCGCATCGTCGACGCGCCCCGCCGCGGCTGA